A single region of the Hoeflea prorocentri genome encodes:
- a CDS encoding quaternary amine ABC transporter ATP-binding protein, producing the protein MADAKESPGISVRSLYKIFGKTPEKFIDLVKGGMTKTELNEKHSHVLGLKDINIDMPAGGIQVVMGLSGSGKSTLIRHINRLIDPTSGEVLVGDDDVCKMNPNQLREFRRHETAMVFQKFALLPHRTVMDNSVYGLEVQGVSRSEQLERAQRWIDRVGLSGFEGNYPNQLSGGMQQRVGLARALTNDAPILLMDEAFSALDPLIRMDMQSVLLDLQKEIRKTIVFITHDLDEALRLGDKIAILRDGEVVQQGTGQDIVLNPADDYISNFVREVNRGRVILIETIMKPFDGAAEGMGIPLGTTLEEAAKTMTDANVAQAHVTDASGAPVGAVDIHEVIAAMVTPVSHEDAMAAE; encoded by the coding sequence ATGGCTGATGCGAAGGAAAGCCCGGGCATCTCTGTCCGCAGCCTCTACAAGATTTTCGGCAAGACGCCGGAAAAGTTCATCGATCTTGTCAAAGGAGGCATGACCAAGACCGAGCTTAATGAAAAGCACAGTCATGTACTGGGCCTGAAAGACATCAACATCGACATGCCGGCCGGTGGTATCCAGGTCGTCATGGGCCTGTCCGGTTCCGGCAAGTCGACATTGATCCGGCACATCAACCGCCTGATCGACCCCACCTCAGGCGAGGTGCTCGTCGGCGATGATGACGTCTGCAAGATGAATCCCAACCAGTTGCGTGAGTTCCGCCGTCACGAAACGGCAATGGTGTTTCAGAAATTTGCCCTGCTGCCGCACCGCACTGTGATGGACAATTCAGTCTATGGGCTTGAGGTTCAGGGCGTCTCGCGTTCCGAGCAGCTTGAGCGGGCGCAGCGCTGGATCGACCGGGTTGGCCTCAGTGGTTTTGAAGGCAACTACCCCAATCAGCTCTCCGGCGGCATGCAGCAACGCGTGGGTCTTGCAAGAGCGCTGACAAACGATGCTCCGATCCTGCTCATGGACGAAGCATTCTCGGCGCTTGACCCGCTTATTCGCATGGACATGCAGTCGGTCCTCCTCGATCTTCAAAAGGAGATTCGCAAGACCATCGTCTTCATCACCCACGATCTCGATGAAGCGCTGCGCCTTGGCGACAAGATCGCCATCCTTCGCGATGGTGAAGTCGTACAGCAGGGAACAGGTCAGGACATCGTGCTCAACCCGGCTGACGACTACATCTCGAACTTCGTCAGGGAAGTGAACCGGGGCCGCGTGATCCTCATCGAGACGATCATGAAGCCCTTCGATGGGGCCGCCGAAGGTATGGGCATCCCGCTCGGCACCACGCTGGAAGAGGCAGCAAAAACCATGACCGACGCCAACGTCGCTCAAGCCCATGTGACCGATGCGAGCGGGGCGCCGGTCGGCGCGGTGGATATCCACGAGGTGATCGCAGCCATGGTGACACCTGTCAGCCACGAGGACGCCATGGCTGCGGAATAA
- a CDS encoding ABC transporter permease → MEWLIEFPSMNGASLRALKKAIDDGFRSFTREYGEYIELFFEPLKQFLIWSEDLMTETPWPIIILAIALIAWFASRNIKIVVGTVVTLLLIGYFDMWEDTMKTISMIFVCTILAIFIGIPIGIIMSRSDRVQAVINPILDVMQTMPSFVYLIPVVMLLGIGKVPGLIAVVIYAIPPIIRLTNLGIRLVDKDVLEAADAFGSSNWQRLKNVQMPLALPTIMAGINQTIMMALAMVVVASMIGVQGLGQPVLKAINSQYFTLGVFNGLAIVGIAIIFDRTSQAFGKRLQKHQEVVHG, encoded by the coding sequence ATGGAATGGCTTATCGAATTTCCGAGCATGAACGGGGCAAGTCTGCGCGCGCTGAAGAAGGCGATCGACGACGGTTTTAGAAGCTTCACACGAGAATATGGCGAATATATCGAGTTGTTCTTCGAACCACTCAAACAATTTCTCATCTGGTCCGAGGATCTGATGACTGAGACGCCATGGCCGATCATCATCCTCGCGATAGCGCTGATCGCCTGGTTTGCGAGCCGCAATATCAAGATCGTTGTCGGAACAGTCGTTACCCTGCTTCTGATCGGCTATTTCGATATGTGGGAAGACACGATGAAGACCATCTCCATGATCTTCGTGTGTACGATACTGGCAATTTTTATCGGCATCCCGATCGGCATCATCATGTCCCGGTCGGACAGGGTGCAGGCTGTCATAAATCCGATCCTCGATGTCATGCAGACCATGCCGAGCTTCGTTTATCTTATTCCGGTGGTCATGCTGCTTGGCATCGGCAAGGTTCCGGGTCTGATTGCGGTGGTCATCTACGCCATTCCACCGATCATTCGCCTGACCAATCTGGGTATCCGCCTTGTCGACAAGGACGTGCTGGAAGCCGCGGACGCCTTTGGTTCATCCAACTGGCAGCGGCTGAAAAATGTTCAGATGCCGCTTGCGCTGCCAACTATCATGGCCGGCATCAACCAGACCATCATGATGGCGCTCGCCATGGTGGTTGTTGCGTCCATGATCGGTGTTCAAGGCCTCGGCCAACCGGTGCTCAAGGCCATCAATAGCCAGTATTTCACGCTAGGCGTGTTCAACGGTCTGGCGATCGTCGGCATCGCTATCATCTTTGACAGAACAAGCCAGGCATTCGGCAAGCGTCTGCAGAAACACCAGGAGGTCGTCCATGGCTGA
- a CDS encoding ABC transporter substrate-binding protein yields the protein MKKLIASSLFATGMMFFANAASAEECGTVTIAEMNWQSAEVLANVDQIILSEGYGCDAEMVPGDTMPTFTSMNEKGQPDVAPELWINAFRDAVDAAVKEGRLHIAAESLADGGVEGWWVPNYIVEAYPEIKTINDALARPDLFPDPEDPDKGGVYNCPSGWNCQISTGNLFKAYEAEDKGFQLVDTGSAAGLDGSIAKAFSRNQGWLGYYWAPTAILGKYEMVRLGFGVPHSKEEWDNCTSQLDCENPKPNAWPKSEVYTVVTDEFQKRGGTAYNYLSNRSWSNKTVNGLLAWMVENQATGEEGARYFLENQEEIWTKWVTPEAAEKVKNYLANS from the coding sequence ATGAAGAAGCTGATTGCTTCGTCGCTATTTGCCACAGGAATGATGTTTTTCGCCAACGCCGCATCCGCTGAAGAATGCGGTACGGTTACGATTGCGGAGATGAACTGGCAGTCGGCCGAAGTGCTGGCGAATGTCGACCAGATCATCCTTTCCGAAGGCTACGGTTGCGACGCGGAAATGGTACCGGGCGATACAATGCCCACCTTCACCTCAATGAACGAGAAAGGCCAGCCGGACGTCGCGCCCGAGCTGTGGATCAACGCATTCCGTGACGCCGTCGATGCCGCCGTCAAGGAAGGCCGCCTGCACATTGCCGCGGAATCGCTTGCCGATGGCGGCGTTGAAGGCTGGTGGGTTCCGAATTATATCGTCGAAGCCTATCCTGAGATCAAAACGATCAACGATGCGCTGGCACGTCCGGACCTCTTCCCCGATCCGGAAGATCCGGACAAGGGCGGTGTCTATAACTGCCCGTCGGGCTGGAACTGCCAGATTTCCACCGGTAATCTGTTCAAGGCCTACGAGGCTGAAGACAAGGGCTTCCAGTTGGTCGACACAGGCTCGGCTGCCGGACTGGACGGCTCGATCGCCAAGGCCTTCTCGCGTAATCAGGGCTGGCTCGGCTACTACTGGGCGCCAACCGCCATCCTCGGAAAATACGAGATGGTGCGCCTTGGTTTTGGCGTTCCCCACAGCAAGGAAGAGTGGGATAACTGCACGTCCCAGCTCGATTGCGAAAATCCGAAGCCGAACGCATGGCCGAAATCGGAAGTCTACACCGTCGTAACCGACGAGTTCCAGAAACGCGGAGGCACCGCCTACAACTATCTGTCCAACCGTTCCTGGAGTAACAAGACCGTCAACGGCCTTCTTGCATGGATGGTCGAAAACCAGGCGACCGGCGAGGAAGGTGCACGTTACTTCCTTGAGAACCAGGAAGAAATCTGGACCAAGTGGGTGACCCCTGAGGCCGCCGAAAAGGTCAAGAACTACCTGGCAAACTCTTAG
- a CDS encoding NAD(P)H-dependent oxidoreductase subunit E yields MNQHVNVKRRDRGPKGRSLDDTAFEEMRGLFEGENLRRDLLIEYLHRVQDTYGCLSAAHIRALAEMMKLPQAEIYEVASFYDHFDVVRENEDPPAPLTVRVCDSLSCMMAGSEAVISALNDGADPSFMRIVRAPCMGRCDTAPAARVGNREVDHASADGLLKLAGEGGFDAIIPDYVNLYAYQEYGGYGTYERVKSGEIPIQSLLDALSDAGLRGLGGAGFPAGKKWGFVRSYDGPRLMTINGDEGEPGTFKDRYLLESDPHRTLEGALIAAHAVEAERVYFYMRDEYPAVLEILRTEIAALEAAELIEPGFIELRRGAGAYICGEESAMIESIEGKRGLPRHRPPYIAEVGLFGRPTLNHNVETLWWIRDIIENGAKWFADQGKPDHPGPRSWSVSGRVKEPGVKLAPAGVTIRELIDEYCGGMADGHVFKAYLPGGASGGILPAGFDDVPLDFGGKLAELDAFVGSHAVVVLSDKDSVKDATLNLLKFFKHESCGQCTPCRSGTEKMVALLQKDGPLDEVAIRDLEAVMRDASICGLGQAAPNPVNHLLTHFRDEL; encoded by the coding sequence ATGAATCAGCATGTGAATGTCAAGCGTCGTGATCGCGGTCCGAAGGGGCGATCCCTTGACGACACCGCGTTCGAGGAAATGCGCGGGCTTTTCGAAGGCGAAAACCTGCGACGCGATCTGCTCATCGAATATCTGCATCGGGTGCAGGATACCTATGGATGTCTGTCCGCAGCGCACATACGGGCGCTTGCGGAAATGATGAAGCTGCCTCAGGCCGAGATTTACGAGGTGGCGTCTTTCTACGATCATTTCGATGTCGTGCGGGAAAATGAAGATCCGCCGGCGCCCCTGACGGTGCGGGTATGCGACTCCCTGTCCTGCATGATGGCCGGATCCGAGGCCGTGATATCCGCGCTCAATGACGGTGCGGATCCCTCATTTATGCGGATCGTGCGCGCACCGTGCATGGGTCGCTGCGACACCGCCCCTGCAGCGCGGGTTGGCAACCGGGAGGTGGATCACGCATCGGCTGACGGGCTGCTCAAGCTTGCCGGCGAGGGCGGTTTCGATGCGATCATTCCTGACTATGTCAACCTCTACGCCTATCAGGAATATGGCGGTTACGGGACTTACGAAAGGGTAAAATCGGGAGAAATCCCGATCCAGTCGCTTCTCGACGCCTTGTCAGACGCAGGGCTGCGCGGCCTTGGCGGCGCGGGATTTCCTGCCGGCAAGAAATGGGGCTTTGTCCGGTCCTATGACGGCCCGCGGCTGATGACGATCAACGGCGACGAGGGCGAACCTGGAACGTTCAAGGACCGGTATCTGCTGGAGAGCGATCCGCATCGCACGCTCGAAGGTGCGTTGATCGCCGCACATGCCGTTGAGGCTGAACGTGTCTATTTTTATATGCGCGACGAATATCCGGCTGTTCTTGAGATCCTGCGAACGGAAATTGCGGCCCTTGAGGCAGCAGAACTCATCGAGCCGGGTTTTATCGAGCTTCGACGCGGCGCGGGCGCTTATATCTGCGGCGAGGAAAGCGCCATGATCGAAAGCATCGAGGGTAAACGCGGACTGCCGCGCCATCGCCCGCCCTATATTGCTGAAGTTGGTCTCTTCGGCAGGCCAACGCTTAACCATAATGTCGAAACGCTATGGTGGATTCGCGACATTATCGAAAACGGTGCCAAGTGGTTTGCCGATCAAGGCAAGCCAGATCATCCGGGGCCTCGATCCTGGTCGGTTTCCGGGCGGGTTAAGGAACCGGGAGTTAAATTGGCACCGGCCGGTGTCACGATCCGTGAGCTTATCGATGAGTATTGCGGCGGCATGGCAGACGGGCACGTCTTTAAAGCTTATCTGCCGGGCGGTGCGTCGGGCGGGATTTTGCCGGCCGGTTTTGACGACGTTCCACTGGATTTTGGCGGCAAGCTCGCCGAACTCGATGCATTTGTCGGCTCGCATGCCGTGGTTGTGTTGTCTGACAAGGACAGTGTGAAGGACGCAACGCTCAATCTGTTGAAGTTCTTCAAGCATGAAAGCTGCGGCCAGTGCACACCTTGCCGGTCGGGCACCGAGAAAATGGTTGCACTTCTTCAAAAGGACGGTCCGCTGGATGAAGTGGCCATCAGGGATCTGGAAGCCGTTATGCGCGATGCGTCAATCTGCGGGCTTGGTCAGGCGGCGCCCAATCCGGTCAATCATCTGCTGACCCATTTCAGGGATGAGCTTTGA
- the fdhF gene encoding formate dehydrogenase subunit alpha codes for MTDITFKLDGKTVTARSGETIWEVAKREGTRIPHLCHLDKPGYRPDGNCRACMVDVEGERTLAASCIRQPSDGMVVHTDTERAEKSRHMVFELLASDMREPEEGPDNQSEFWNWAGTMGIGGSDRFPSKFADEGMDTGFDITNPAIAVNLEACITCGACVRACREVQVNDVIGMAGRGNHSVPVFDIHDPMGLSTCVTCGECVQACPTGALFEKTLLDEENKTRAVQEFDKVVDSVCPFCGVGCQTSVAVKDNRIVQVDGRNGPANENRLCVKGRFGFDYVHSPDRLTKPLIRRDDAPKAGDIDLRDVDPLTVFREASWEEALERASSGIKTILDRDGGAALAGFGSAKGSNEEAYLFQKLIREGFGTNNVDHCTRLCHASSVSALLEGVGSGAVSAPFTDAMKADCIIVIGARPATNHPVAATYFKQAVKQGKQLIIMDPRRQNLMRHATHALQFKPGSDVAMLNALLNVIVTEKLYDEQYIQANVSGFEALKEKVKDFTPEAMAEVCGVDAETLRTVARVYATSERSIIFWGMGVSQHTHGTDNSRCLIALALTTGHVGREGTGLHPLRGQNNVQGASDAGLIPMFFPDYKSVENVDIRSNYEDLWGRSLDPVKGLTVVEIVDAIHDDVIKGMYIMGENPAMSDPDQLHARAALAKLEHLVVQDIFLTETAWHADVVFPASAHAEKLGTYTNTNRQVQIGRPALDLPGEARQDWELIVDLAKGIGLDWAYRDISEVYDEMAAVMPSLRNIPWERIEREESVTYPADAPDKPGNEVIFREGFPTADGRGKIVPADLLPPDEVPDEQYPMVLTTGRLLEHWHTGAMTRRSGVLDEIEPQGIAVMNPYEIERQGLAAGQMVSVETRRGVVEAVLRADREVADGMIFMPFCFNESPANRLTNPQLDPYGKIPEFKYCAARIESMEQADAAE; via the coding sequence ATGACGGATATTACCTTCAAGCTTGACGGCAAGACCGTCACCGCCAGAAGCGGCGAGACGATCTGGGAGGTTGCCAAACGCGAAGGTACGCGCATTCCACATCTTTGCCATCTCGACAAACCCGGCTACAGGCCTGACGGGAATTGCCGTGCCTGCATGGTTGATGTCGAGGGCGAACGCACGCTGGCCGCATCATGTATAAGGCAACCAAGCGATGGCATGGTTGTTCACACCGATACCGAAAGGGCGGAAAAATCGCGCCATATGGTCTTTGAACTGTTGGCCAGCGATATGCGCGAACCGGAAGAAGGCCCGGACAATCAGTCGGAGTTCTGGAACTGGGCAGGTACCATGGGCATTGGCGGCTCGGACCGGTTTCCCTCCAAATTCGCAGATGAGGGGATGGACACCGGCTTCGATATCACCAACCCGGCCATTGCCGTCAATCTGGAGGCCTGCATTACCTGCGGCGCCTGCGTGCGGGCCTGCCGGGAAGTCCAGGTGAACGATGTGATCGGCATGGCCGGACGCGGCAATCATTCCGTTCCGGTGTTCGATATCCACGATCCGATGGGGCTTTCAACCTGTGTGACCTGCGGGGAGTGCGTACAGGCCTGTCCGACGGGCGCGTTGTTTGAGAAGACGCTGCTGGATGAGGAGAACAAGACCCGCGCTGTGCAGGAATTCGACAAGGTGGTCGACAGCGTCTGCCCGTTCTGTGGTGTCGGATGCCAGACAAGCGTTGCCGTCAAGGACAATCGTATTGTCCAGGTCGACGGGCGCAACGGACCCGCGAATGAGAACCGCTTGTGCGTCAAAGGCCGTTTCGGTTTTGACTATGTGCATTCGCCCGACAGGCTGACCAAACCGCTGATCCGCCGCGACGATGCGCCGAAAGCCGGCGATATCGACCTGCGCGATGTCGACCCGCTGACCGTCTTCCGCGAGGCAAGCTGGGAAGAGGCTCTGGAAAGAGCCTCATCCGGGATCAAGACCATACTGGACCGTGATGGCGGAGCGGCGCTTGCCGGTTTCGGATCCGCCAAGGGATCCAATGAGGAAGCCTATCTGTTCCAGAAGCTTATACGCGAAGGCTTCGGTACGAATAATGTCGATCATTGCACCCGGTTGTGCCACGCGTCTTCAGTCTCTGCGCTTCTCGAAGGTGTCGGGTCCGGTGCGGTGTCCGCGCCGTTCACGGACGCAATGAAGGCAGACTGCATCATTGTGATCGGCGCGCGGCCGGCGACAAACCATCCCGTTGCCGCAACCTATTTCAAACAGGCCGTCAAGCAGGGCAAGCAGCTGATCATCATGGATCCGCGGCGGCAGAACCTTATGCGTCACGCCACCCATGCGCTGCAGTTCAAGCCCGGCAGTGATGTTGCTATGCTCAACGCGTTGCTCAATGTCATCGTTACCGAAAAACTCTACGACGAGCAGTATATCCAGGCGAATGTCTCCGGTTTCGAGGCACTGAAAGAGAAGGTCAAGGACTTTACGCCTGAGGCCATGGCGGAGGTCTGCGGGGTGGACGCTGAGACGTTGCGCACCGTTGCGCGTGTTTACGCGACTTCGGAGCGTTCGATCATTTTCTGGGGCATGGGCGTTTCCCAGCACACGCACGGCACGGACAATTCGCGCTGTCTGATCGCCCTGGCGCTGACAACGGGCCATGTGGGCCGGGAAGGCACCGGCCTTCATCCGCTGCGCGGCCAGAACAATGTTCAGGGTGCCTCGGATGCCGGCCTCATTCCGATGTTTTTTCCCGATTACAAATCCGTCGAAAACGTCGATATCAGGAGCAATTACGAAGACCTGTGGGGGCGCTCGCTCGATCCTGTGAAAGGATTGACGGTTGTTGAGATCGTCGACGCGATCCACGACGACGTGATCAAGGGCATGTATATTATGGGTGAAAACCCGGCGATGTCGGACCCCGACCAGCTTCATGCCCGGGCAGCGCTCGCCAAGCTGGAGCACCTTGTTGTGCAGGATATCTTCCTGACGGAAACGGCTTGGCATGCCGACGTTGTTTTTCCGGCATCAGCCCATGCCGAGAAGCTTGGAACCTACACCAATACGAACCGCCAGGTGCAGATCGGCCGGCCGGCGCTGGACCTGCCTGGCGAAGCGCGCCAGGACTGGGAGCTCATTGTCGACCTTGCCAAGGGCATTGGCCTCGATTGGGCCTATCGCGACATTTCTGAGGTTTACGACGAGATGGCGGCTGTCATGCCTTCGCTCAGGAATATTCCCTGGGAAAGAATCGAGCGGGAAGAATCGGTGACCTATCCGGCGGATGCGCCGGATAAACCCGGCAATGAGGTGATTTTCCGGGAAGGATTTCCGACTGCGGACGGCCGCGGGAAAATCGTTCCGGCCGATCTTCTACCCCCCGACGAGGTTCCGGATGAACAGTATCCGATGGTGCTGACGACAGGCCGGCTGCTTGAGCACTGGCACACCGGCGCCATGACACGGCGCTCCGGTGTTCTCGACGAGATCGAACCGCAGGGCATCGCGGTCATGAACCCTTACGAGATTGAACGCCAGGGTCTGGCTGCGGGCCAGATGGTTTCCGTGGAGACGCGACGCGGTGTTGTCGAAGCAGTGCTGCGTGCCGACAGGGAAGTTGCGGACGGGATGATCTTCATGCCGTTTTGTTTTAACGAGAGCCCTGCAAACAGGCTGACGAACCCGCAGCTCGACCCGTACGGGAAGATTCCGGAGTTCAAATATTGCGCGGCGCGTATTGAAAGCATGGAACAGGCTGACGCTGCAGAGTAG
- a CDS encoding DUF922 domain-containing protein produces MRRNIKDRKLGTGLGTGRTILVVAGLMALSACTSTSSGLTTVYYKVPGTTVEQINEQIARRGPQNGHAIGTTETKMTPKVKTVREGDTCRIESADIDLDLLVTLPEWSELNRADGRTRSAFEALSRHVVWHEQQHVEISKKHSRLIEEALVAIPPQKTCRQLMTKARMTFRTMFEQHNNEQRAFDAAEREAIERRLRSLGYLS; encoded by the coding sequence ATGCGCCGCAACATCAAAGACAGGAAGCTCGGGACAGGTCTGGGAACGGGCCGAACAATCCTGGTTGTGGCGGGCCTTATGGCGCTTTCGGCCTGCACCAGCACGAGCTCGGGGCTGACAACCGTCTACTACAAGGTTCCCGGCACCACCGTGGAACAGATCAACGAGCAGATCGCCCGCCGGGGGCCGCAGAACGGCCATGCGATCGGTACGACCGAGACCAAAATGACACCCAAGGTCAAAACAGTTCGAGAAGGTGATACATGCCGGATTGAAAGTGCCGATATCGATCTTGATCTACTGGTGACCCTGCCCGAATGGTCGGAACTCAACAGGGCCGACGGCAGGACCCGCTCAGCCTTCGAGGCACTCAGCCGGCATGTCGTATGGCACGAGCAACAGCATGTTGAAATCTCCAAGAAGCACTCTCGCTTGATCGAGGAAGCCCTGGTTGCCATACCGCCGCAGAAAACCTGCCGCCAATTGATGACAAAAGCGCGGATGACTTTCCGGACCATGTTCGAACAGCACAACAACGAGCAGCGCGCCTTCGACGCAGCCGAACGTGAGGCCATCGAGCGGCGCCTGCGTTCGCTCGGCTATCTGAGCTAA
- a CDS encoding isobutyryl-CoA dehydrogenase produces MDAVVETQQERFGLTEEQRAIQDMVTSFAEDRVAPFAVEWDQKRHFPQDVVRETAPLGLGGIYVHDDVGGSALGRLDAVVIFEALAKACPAFSSFISIHNMAAWMIDRFGSDELRQRFLPGLTSMEQIASYCLTEPGSGSDAVALKTRAVRDGDHYVINGAKQFISGAGVNDIYVTMVRTGEDGPGGVSALVIPKDAPGLSFGAPETKMGWHIQPTAQVIFDNCRVPVENRINDEGMGFKIAMAGLDGGRLNIAACSLGGAQSAFEKAIAYTAERQAFGRTINQFQGLQFKMADMATELEASRLMLYAAADRLDRKAFDATTWSAMAKRYVTDTGFKVANDALQLFGGYGYLADYGVEKLVRDLRVHQILEGTNEIMRVIIARQLGR; encoded by the coding sequence ATGGATGCAGTTGTCGAAACGCAGCAGGAACGCTTCGGGCTGACAGAGGAGCAGCGTGCGATACAGGATATGGTCACGTCCTTTGCTGAGGATCGCGTGGCACCTTTCGCTGTGGAATGGGATCAAAAGAGACATTTTCCCCAGGACGTGGTGCGTGAAACCGCTCCGCTCGGTCTTGGCGGCATCTATGTCCACGATGATGTCGGGGGCTCTGCACTTGGACGGCTGGATGCCGTTGTCATATTCGAGGCGCTTGCCAAGGCCTGCCCGGCATTTTCCAGCTTCATCTCCATTCACAACATGGCGGCATGGATGATCGACCGGTTCGGTTCGGATGAACTGCGCCAACGTTTTCTTCCGGGGCTGACATCGATGGAGCAGATTGCCAGCTATTGCCTGACCGAGCCGGGCTCGGGCTCGGATGCGGTGGCCCTCAAGACGCGGGCGGTGCGCGATGGCGACCATTATGTCATCAACGGCGCCAAGCAGTTCATATCGGGCGCCGGCGTCAACGATATCTACGTTACCATGGTCAGGACCGGCGAGGACGGCCCCGGTGGCGTCTCTGCCCTTGTCATTCCCAAGGACGCGCCGGGACTGTCTTTTGGGGCGCCGGAGACCAAGATGGGCTGGCATATCCAGCCGACCGCGCAGGTCATTTTCGACAATTGCCGTGTGCCGGTTGAAAACCGCATCAACGATGAGGGTATGGGTTTCAAGATCGCTATGGCCGGTCTTGATGGCGGACGGTTGAATATCGCCGCCTGTTCTCTCGGCGGTGCGCAGTCAGCGTTTGAGAAGGCCATCGCCTATACGGCGGAGCGGCAGGCATTCGGCAGGACCATTAATCAGTTCCAGGGTCTTCAGTTCAAGATGGCCGATATGGCGACAGAACTCGAGGCATCGCGCCTGATGCTCTATGCCGCGGCTGATCGGCTCGACCGGAAGGCCTTTGATGCAACGACATGGTCGGCCATGGCCAAACGCTATGTGACGGATACCGGGTTCAAGGTCGCAAACGATGCATTGCAACTGTTCGGCGGCTACGGTTATCTGGCCGATTATGGCGTCGAGAAACTGGTCCGAGATCTACGGGTTCACCAGATTCTTGAAGGCACCAATGAAATCATGCGGGTTATCATCGCGCGTCAGCTCGGCCGCTGA
- the mmsB gene encoding 3-hydroxyisobutyrate dehydrogenase: MTNIAFIGLGNMGNPMAANLVKSGLNVTGFDLVAGNLSQAEANGLAIASTAAAAVDGADVIITMLPAGAHVLSVYEEILPYAKPGALLIDSSTIDVESARQAHKMAADRKMLSVDAPVSGGVGGAEAGTLTFMAGGSKEAFALAEPILDPMAGRVVYCGDGGAGQAAKICNNMILGISMIGAGEAFVLAEKLGLSHQALFDVASTSSGQCWSINTYCPVPGPVPTSPANNDYKPGFAAALMLKDLKLAQEAAQSAGAVTPLGASALQLYGLFNAAGEGGTDFSGIINLLRGEEKK, translated from the coding sequence ATGACCAATATCGCATTCATCGGCCTTGGAAATATGGGTAATCCAATGGCGGCCAATCTCGTAAAGTCAGGCCTGAACGTGACGGGCTTTGATCTTGTCGCCGGCAATCTGAGCCAGGCAGAAGCCAATGGCCTTGCCATAGCATCGACAGCCGCTGCCGCTGTCGATGGCGCCGATGTGATCATTACGATGCTGCCGGCGGGCGCGCATGTGCTGTCCGTCTATGAGGAGATTCTCCCGTATGCAAAGCCCGGAGCACTGCTGATCGACTCGTCCACGATCGATGTGGAGAGCGCACGGCAGGCGCATAAGATGGCGGCGGACAGGAAGATGCTCTCGGTGGATGCACCGGTTTCCGGTGGCGTCGGTGGGGCGGAGGCCGGCACGTTGACATTCATGGCGGGTGGTTCAAAGGAGGCCTTCGCGCTGGCCGAGCCGATCCTCGATCCGATGGCCGGTCGCGTTGTCTATTGCGGCGATGGCGGCGCCGGGCAGGCCGCAAAGATCTGCAACAACATGATCCTCGGCATATCCATGATCGGTGCCGGAGAGGCTTTTGTTCTTGCCGAAAAGCTCGGCTTGTCGCATCAGGCGCTGTTTGACGTGGCATCGACATCGTCCGGCCAGTGCTGGTCCATCAACACTTATTGCCCGGTTCCGGGGCCGGTTCCGACATCGCCGGCCAACAATGATTACAAGCCCGGCTTTGCCGCAGCGCTGATGTTGAAGGATCTGAAGCTGGCTCAGGAAGCAGCGCAAAGCGCCGGTGCTGTCACACCGCTCGGTGCGAGTGCTTTGCAGCTCTATGGTCTTTTCAATGCTGCCGGTGAGGGAGGGACCGATTTTTCCGGAATCATCAATCTGCTGCGCGGCGAAGAAAAAAAATGA